The Chanodichthys erythropterus isolate Z2021 chromosome 12, ASM2448905v1, whole genome shotgun sequence genome contains a region encoding:
- the stx3a gene encoding syntaxin-3, producing MKDRLEQLKAKSDQAPDDVEIPVENKEFMDEFFAQIEEIRTCIDKMDENIGEIKRLYSVILSAPTSDQKTQDALEAVTNEIKKLANNARNKLKSIEQSLASNTEDRVSADVRIKKSQHAILAKKFVEVMTKYNEAQVEFREKSKGRIQRQLEITGKATTDEELEEMLDGGNAAVFTAGIMDSGISKQALSEIEARHKDIMRLESSIKELHDMFVDIAMLVENQGTMIDRIESNMDQSVGFVERAVADTKKAAKFQQEARRKKMMIMLCCTILAVIGGSLVYSWLT from the exons ATGAAGGATCGCCTGGAACAACTAAAAGCG AAATCGGATCAAGCTCCTGATGATGTGGAAATTCCAGTGGAAAATAAAGAATTCATGGATGAGTTCTTCGCTCAG ATTGAGGAAATCCGCACCTGTATAGACAAGATGGATGAAAATATAGGCGAGATAAAGCGACTGTATTCTGTCATCCTCTCTGCGCCTACATCAGACCAGA AGACACAGGATGCATTGGAAGCAGTTACTAATGAGATAAAGAAACTGGCCAACAATGCTCGCAACAAACTCAAAA GCATTGAGCAGAGCTTGGCATCCAACACAGAGGACAGGGTTTCAGCAGATGTACGGATAAAGAAATCTCAG CATGCCATTCTTGCTAAGAAGTTTGTCGAGGTGATGACCAAATACAATGAAGCCCAAGTGGAGTTTAGAGAGAAGAGCAAAGGGCGCATCCAAAGACAGCTGGAGATCA CTGGCAAAGCTACTACTGATGAGGAACTGGAGGAAATGCTGGATGGAGGGAACGCTGCAGTATTCACAGCAGGA ATTATGGATTCTGGGATATCAAAACAGGCACTAAGTGAGATTGAGGCACGACACAAAGATATTATGCGACTGGAGAGCAGTATAAAAGAGTTGCATGACATGTTTGTGGACATTGCAATGCTGGTGGAGAATCAG GGAACTATGATTGACAGGATTGAGAGCAACATGGACCAGTCAGTGGGTTTTGTGGAAAGAGCTGTGGCTGACACTAAAAAGGCTGCCAAGTTCCAACAGGAAGCACGCAGG AAGAAGATGATGATCATGCTGTGTTGCACAATTCTTGCGGTCATCGGTGGTTCTCTGGTGTATAGCTGGCTGACATAA
- the ndufs8a gene encoding NADH:ubiquinone oxidoreductase core subunit S8a: MSAALRVVYTVSRPGSFLASQNLARPLSLSAHRAGIKYVNNQEDATDMKSITDRAAQTLLWTELFRGLGMTMSYLFREPATINYPFEKGPLSPRFRGEHALRRYPSGEERCIACKLCEAICPAQAITIEAEPRADGSRRTTRYDIDMTKCIYCGFCQEACPVDAIVEGPNFEFSTETHEELLYNKEKLLNNGDKWEAEIAANIQADYLYR; the protein is encoded by the exons ATGTCTGCGGCGTTACGTGTGGTCTACACCGTATCCAGGCCAG GGTCATTTCTGGCCAGTCAAAATCTTGCACGTCCTCTCAGCCTGTCCGCACACAGAGCAGGGATTA AGTATGTCAATAATCAGGAAGATGCCACAGATATGAAGTCCATCACGGACCGTGCGGCTCAGACTCTTCTGTGGACAGAGCTGTTCAGAG GTTTGGGAATGACCATGAGCTATCTTTTCCGTGAACCTGCCACAATCAACTACCCATTCGAGAAGGGCCCTCTGTCGCCCCGTTTCCGTGGCGAACATGCGCTGCGCAGGTACCCCTCTGGAGAGGAGCGATGCATTGCATGTAAACTTTGTGAGGCCATTTGCCCAGCCCAG GCTATCACAATTGAGGCAGAACCTCGTGCGGACGGCAGCAGGAGGACAACGCGCTATGACATAGACATGACCAAATGTATCTACTGTGGCTTTTGCCAGGAGGCCTGTCCTGTGGATGCTATTGTAGAG GGCCCCAACTTTGAGTTCTCCACAGAGACTCATGAGGAACTGCTTTATAATAAGGAGAAGCTCCTCAACAATGGAGACAAGTGGGAGGCTGAGATCGCTGCCAACATTCAAGCTGACTATCTATACAGATAA